One genomic region from Bradyrhizobium icense encodes:
- a CDS encoding TRAP transporter substrate-binding protein, whose product MKLFVRAFAGLLLAGGISASASAQTKWDMPTPYPDGNFHTKNVIQFAADVDKATGGSLKIQVHSAGSLIKHPEIKRAVRQGTAPIGEILESLVANEAPVYGLDSVPFLATGYDASKKLYAAQKPFLEKQLASEGLVLLYSVPWPPQGIYAKRTITKIEDLKGVKFRTYNPMIGRIAALAGAIPTQIEVPDLPTAFATGRVDVMITSASTGVDTKAQDYLTDYIDAEGWLPRNIVFVNKAAFDKLSAAEQKAVTEAAKAAEERGWKASIEEKKIKTDALKAAGIKVSEPTPELKAGLQKIGATIAAEWEKSAGEDGAAMLAAYRK is encoded by the coding sequence ATGAAGCTGTTCGTGCGCGCATTCGCGGGTCTGCTCTTGGCGGGTGGCATCTCCGCCAGCGCTTCGGCGCAGACCAAATGGGATATGCCGACGCCCTATCCCGACGGCAATTTCCACACCAAGAACGTGATCCAGTTCGCCGCCGACGTCGACAAGGCGACCGGCGGTTCGCTCAAGATCCAGGTGCATTCGGCGGGGTCGCTGATCAAGCATCCGGAGATCAAGCGCGCCGTCCGCCAGGGCACTGCGCCGATCGGCGAGATTCTGGAGTCGCTCGTCGCCAACGAGGCGCCGGTCTACGGGCTCGATTCGGTGCCGTTCCTCGCCACCGGCTATGACGCTTCCAAAAAGCTCTATGCGGCGCAAAAGCCGTTCCTGGAGAAGCAACTCGCCTCGGAGGGGCTCGTGCTGCTCTATTCGGTGCCGTGGCCGCCGCAGGGTATCTATGCCAAGCGCACCATCACCAAGATCGAGGATCTGAAGGGCGTGAAATTCCGTACCTACAACCCCATGATCGGCCGCATCGCCGCACTCGCCGGCGCGATCCCGACCCAGATCGAGGTGCCTGATCTGCCGACCGCTTTTGCCACCGGCCGCGTCGATGTAATGATCACCTCGGCCTCCACCGGCGTCGATACCAAGGCGCAGGATTACCTCACCGACTATATCGACGCGGAGGGCTGGCTGCCGCGCAATATCGTTTTCGTGAACAAGGCCGCATTCGACAAGCTCTCGGCCGCCGAGCAAAAGGCGGTGACGGAGGCGGCAAAGGCCGCGGAAGAACGCGGCTGGAAGGCCTCGATCGAAGAAAAGAAGATCAAGACCGACGCGCTGAAGGCCGCCGGCATCAAGGTGAGTGAGCCGACGCCGGAGCTCAAGGCCGGGCTTCAGAAGATCGGTGCGACGATCGCCGCCGAATGGGAGAAGTCCGCGGGCGAAGATGGCGCGGCGATGCTGGCCGCGTATCGGAAGTAA
- a CDS encoding TRAP transporter small permease subunit — translation MRLFLDTLYRIALWLAALCLATIASMVGVQLAARILDGVLALVHLPTTSFVILSLNEICGYLLAAASFLALAGTLKAGVHIRVTMVFGALSEGTRRYAEMVAFAAAAAGVAYMTWNLASFAWVSFQFNEVSTGVIRVPLCYPQAAMALGAAILAIALTDELVIVARSGRPSFRHAEDAITVGKEG, via the coding sequence ATGCGTCTGTTTCTTGACACGCTTTACAGAATAGCGCTCTGGCTTGCTGCGCTTTGTCTTGCCACCATCGCCTCGATGGTCGGCGTGCAACTCGCCGCGCGCATACTCGACGGCGTCCTGGCGCTGGTCCATTTGCCAACCACTTCGTTCGTCATTCTCTCGCTCAACGAGATCTGCGGCTATCTGCTTGCCGCCGCCAGTTTCCTGGCACTCGCCGGCACGCTGAAGGCGGGCGTGCACATCCGCGTCACCATGGTGTTCGGTGCACTGAGCGAAGGCACGCGACGCTATGCCGAGATGGTCGCCTTCGCCGCTGCTGCAGCGGGCGTTGCCTATATGACGTGGAATCTCGCCAGCTTCGCCTGGGTGTCGTTCCAGTTCAACGAAGTCTCGACCGGCGTAATAAGGGTGCCGCTCTGCTATCCGCAGGCTGCGATGGCGCTTGGCGCCGCCATTCTCGCCATTGCGCTAACAGACGAACTCGTCATCGTGGCCCGCAGCGGCCGGCCGAGCTTCCGCCATGCGGAAGATGCCATCACCGTTGGCAAGGAAGGCTGA
- a CDS encoding TRAP transporter large permease — protein sequence MSVLTLSLVLMLLLFAILGTGVWIAIALAMVGFVAILSSTATPPGQVLASSMWAASNSWDLTALPMFIWMGEILYRTKLPEDMFAGLAPWLQRLPGRLLHTNVVGCAIFAAVSGSSAATCATIGRIALPELLKRGYDEKMAIGTLAGSGTLGLLIPPSIILIVYATATDQSIARLFIAGVVPGIMLAALFMGFIAVWALINNSRMPPPEPAVPFLERVYASRRLIPVTLLILGVIGSIYGGLASATEAAVVGVFLSLALSWWSDTLNKTSFIDALLAATRTSCMIAFILAGAAYLTAAMGFTGIPIVLAEWISGFKLPPWALLTALTAFYIVLGCFLDGISMVVLTTSIIIPLVTKAGFDLIWFGIYVVLVVEMAQITPPVGFNLYVLQGMTGRNIFTIGTYTLPLFLLMCLAVALVAMFPGIALWLPSTMFDMR from the coding sequence ATGTCTGTTCTCACCCTTTCGCTTGTGCTGATGCTCTTGCTGTTTGCGATCCTGGGCACGGGCGTATGGATCGCCATCGCGCTGGCGATGGTCGGTTTCGTCGCGATCCTGAGCAGCACCGCGACGCCGCCCGGTCAGGTGCTGGCAAGCTCGATGTGGGCCGCGTCGAATTCCTGGGACCTCACCGCGCTGCCGATGTTCATCTGGATGGGCGAGATTCTCTACCGGACGAAATTGCCGGAGGACATGTTCGCGGGACTGGCGCCATGGCTGCAGCGGCTACCCGGGCGTCTCCTGCATACAAATGTGGTCGGCTGCGCCATCTTTGCCGCGGTGTCGGGCTCCTCCGCGGCGACCTGCGCGACGATCGGCCGGATCGCGCTGCCTGAACTGCTCAAGCGCGGCTATGACGAGAAGATGGCGATCGGCACACTCGCCGGTTCCGGCACGCTCGGCCTGCTGATCCCGCCGTCCATCATCCTGATCGTCTATGCCACCGCCACCGACCAGTCGATTGCGCGATTGTTCATCGCCGGGGTGGTGCCCGGCATCATGCTGGCCGCCTTGTTCATGGGCTTTATTGCGGTCTGGGCGCTCATCAACAACTCGCGCATGCCGCCGCCGGAACCGGCCGTGCCTTTCCTGGAGCGGGTATATGCCTCGCGCCGGCTGATCCCCGTCACATTGCTGATCCTTGGCGTGATCGGCTCGATCTATGGCGGGCTCGCCTCGGCGACGGAAGCCGCCGTGGTCGGCGTTTTCCTGTCGCTGGCGCTGTCGTGGTGGTCGGACACACTCAACAAGACCAGCTTCATCGATGCGCTGCTGGCCGCCACCCGCACGAGCTGCATGATCGCATTCATCCTCGCTGGTGCGGCCTACCTGACCGCTGCGATGGGTTTCACCGGCATTCCGATCGTGCTCGCCGAATGGATCAGCGGCTTCAAGCTGCCGCCGTGGGCGCTGCTCACCGCGCTCACCGCTTTCTACATCGTGCTCGGCTGTTTCCTGGACGGTATCTCGATGGTGGTGCTCACCACCTCCATCATCATCCCGCTGGTGACCAAGGCCGGCTTCGACCTGATCTGGTTCGGAATCTATGTCGTACTGGTCGTGGAGATGGCGCAGATCACCCCACCGGTCGGTTTCAACCTCTACGTCCTGCAGGGCATGACCGGGCGCAATATCTTCACCATCGGGACCTATACGCTGCCTTTGTTCTTGCTGATGTGCCTGGCTGTGGCGCTGGTGGCGATGTTCCCCGGCATTGCGCTCTGGCTGCCCTCGACCATGTTCGATATGCGCTAG